The Candidatus Neomarinimicrobiota bacterium genome includes a region encoding these proteins:
- a CDS encoding outer membrane lipoprotein-sorting protein, translating into MIFRVLSLLCLAPGFLLRGQNPTGADIIEKVNEIMSPMNSKGVMTQTIVTTSGKKRTFVFEMYSTNRGEKTLMRYTKPASIKDQAFLMLNNADDIWSYFPRTNRIRKLASHAKKQKLQGSDFTYEDMGSGDSWIHEFKATNLGSVELNGDSCWKVRLDGIDEQDPAYEKMMIWVRQYDHYPLQVDYYEDGDVPTKSLFMKDIQQIDGIPTAMHMTMHNHGDATQTEMITLSITYGWEPPPGFFSERNLRR; encoded by the coding sequence ATGATCTTTCGGGTTCTATCTCTACTCTGTTTGGCCCCCGGATTTCTTCTCCGCGGTCAGAATCCAACGGGTGCGGACATCATTGAGAAAGTGAATGAAATCATGAGTCCCATGAACAGCAAGGGGGTCATGACACAGACGATTGTCACCACCTCCGGGAAAAAGCGAACCTTTGTGTTTGAAATGTACTCGACCAACAGGGGTGAAAAGACATTGATGCGCTATACGAAACCCGCAAGCATAAAGGATCAGGCTTTTCTCATGCTCAATAATGCCGATGATATCTGGTCGTACTTTCCCCGCACAAACCGCATCCGCAAACTCGCTTCCCATGCCAAAAAACAGAAACTGCAGGGGAGTGATTTCACTTATGAGGATATGGGTTCAGGAGATAGCTGGATCCACGAGTTCAAAGCCACCAATCTGGGGAGTGTAGAACTGAACGGTGACTCGTGCTGGAAAGTCCGGCTGGATGGAATTGACGAACAGGACCCGGCTTATGAGAAAATGATGATCTGGGTGAGACAGTACGACCATTATCCTCTCCAGGTTGATTACTACGAGGACGGAGACGTCCCGACGAAATCCCTGTTCATGAAGGATATCCAACAAATCGATGGCATTCCGACAGCCATGCATATGACCATGCATAACCACGGAGACGCTACCCAGACAGAGATGATAACCCTTTCTATTACGTACGGATGGGAACCGCCCCCAGGCTTTTTCTCAGAACGAAATCTCCGCAGGTGA
- a CDS encoding HgcAB-like fusion protein, producing the protein MTHLNFLLLNIAETFLRVLPIGCKTGLIQIGNPDRNSPVLLTCNFHLTVERAKRALKGTDSFLLVANSGGINVWCAATGGMLTNHDIISVLKTSGIEDLVDHRELILPQLAATGIDGRAIRQKTKWKVIWGPVDVKDVPAFLKDNLNKPPAMKEVKFPLSRRVEMAIAWAFPISVVFSLILLFFWTEAIVPVILIIWVLSFLIFVTFPWYRRWLQPKTKRLGFVFFDFGRGGIQLILLGILIVALAGIGHATGHLSWPFVLRWGTLLAVVVLMLSIDLMGSTPLYKSGLHKDRLLDVVIDENKCKGAGFCEQVCPRNCYDVDMEKRLATRPRGDLCVQCGACIVQCPFDALFFESPDGEVILPDAVRKFKLNMMGKRLVNVGER; encoded by the coding sequence GTGACTCATCTAAACTTTCTTCTGCTAAATATTGCCGAGACTTTTCTCAGGGTGCTACCCATTGGGTGCAAAACGGGTTTGATTCAAATTGGGAATCCGGACAGAAACTCGCCTGTGCTTTTGACCTGCAATTTTCATCTGACGGTGGAACGTGCAAAAAGGGCTCTGAAAGGAACAGACTCCTTTCTTCTCGTGGCAAACAGTGGAGGGATCAATGTCTGGTGTGCCGCAACCGGCGGAATGCTCACCAATCACGACATCATTTCCGTTTTGAAAACCAGCGGTATTGAGGATCTCGTAGATCACAGAGAATTGATCCTGCCCCAACTGGCCGCCACGGGGATTGATGGCAGGGCGATCCGTCAAAAGACTAAATGGAAGGTAATCTGGGGGCCGGTGGATGTTAAAGATGTCCCCGCCTTTTTGAAAGACAACTTGAACAAACCACCGGCGATGAAGGAAGTCAAGTTTCCCCTGAGTCGACGCGTGGAGATGGCCATAGCTTGGGCCTTTCCCATATCGGTGGTCTTCAGCCTGATCCTGCTTTTCTTCTGGACTGAAGCCATTGTGCCTGTCATTCTCATAATCTGGGTGTTATCATTTTTGATCTTCGTCACTTTCCCCTGGTACAGGAGATGGCTACAGCCAAAGACGAAGAGACTTGGGTTTGTCTTTTTTGATTTTGGACGCGGGGGTATTCAATTGATCCTTTTGGGTATCTTGATCGTTGCTCTCGCTGGCATAGGGCATGCGACGGGACATCTTTCCTGGCCTTTTGTTCTTCGCTGGGGAACGCTGCTTGCTGTTGTGGTTCTCATGCTGAGCATTGATTTAATGGGGAGCACGCCTCTTTACAAAAGCGGGTTGCATAAGGACAGACTGTTGGATGTGGTGATCGATGAGAACAAGTGCAAAGGAGCCGGTTTCTGCGAACAGGTATGTCCCAGGAACTGCTATGACGTGGATATGGAGAAGCGCCTCGCCACCAGGCCGAGGGGAGACCTCTGCGTCCAGTGCGGAGCGTGCATTGTTCAGTGTCCATTCGACGCCCTGTTCTTTGAGAGTCCGGATGGAGAAGTCATCCTTCCGGATGCCGTCAGGAAATTCAAGCTGAACATGATGGGAAAGCGATTGGTAAACGTAGGGGAGAGGTAA
- the cpaM gene encoding corrinoid protein-associated methyltransferase CpaM, with protein MSTYVLMKILESSPGRYDVGIRLMTLGRLDRAYDRLVSNVKSGQHVLDIGCGTGALSLRAAKKGAKVKGIDINPQMLGIAQERVDDAEFSQIVNLVEMGVAELGKEKAENYDVVMSGLCFSELSEDEALYTLKEIRRILKPGGIFLIADESRPEGFLARLLIRLVRFPLVVITYLVTQATTRAVKNLQDKVTAAGFQVKSARYNSTRSFLELVARNPGNSPT; from the coding sequence GTGAGTACCTACGTCCTAATGAAGATTCTGGAATCGTCCCCCGGACGGTACGACGTGGGTATTCGCCTCATGACTCTGGGGAGGTTGGACCGGGCTTATGACCGGTTGGTGTCAAACGTCAAGAGTGGACAGCATGTTCTCGACATCGGCTGTGGAACGGGCGCGCTGTCTTTGAGAGCTGCAAAGAAGGGGGCGAAGGTCAAAGGAATTGATATCAATCCCCAAATGCTGGGAATTGCCCAGGAGAGGGTAGACGATGCGGAGTTTTCTCAGATTGTGAACCTTGTGGAAATGGGCGTTGCGGAGCTGGGAAAAGAGAAAGCCGAAAACTACGACGTCGTCATGAGCGGCCTCTGTTTTTCTGAATTGAGTGAGGATGAGGCACTCTATACTCTCAAAGAAATAAGAAGAATCCTGAAGCCCGGCGGAATTTTCCTTATCGCTGACGAATCAAGGCCGGAGGGCTTTCTTGCAAGACTATTGATCAGGCTGGTGAGGTTTCCTCTCGTGGTGATCACTTATCTTGTGACACAGGCAACGACTCGTGCGGTCAAAAACCTTCAGGACAAGGTGACGGCAGCAGGTTTCCAGGTGAAGTCCGCAAGGTACAACAGCACAAGAAGTTTTCTGGAACTTGTGGCCAGGAATCCGGGAAATTCTCCAACGTGA
- a CDS encoding MMPL family transporter, with translation MREKLLVRLAHGAVYRTRWMIIGVVILTILFGALGSRIEITPKWSDMLPRGDKRTVEFDRILEEFISASSIVIVVQGEEERIKAFADSLAPRLLEPLAVPGSESEKRLFVRRVDYKQEVDFIKERGFMLMKASELANMKDLFEDASLAPLLTHINNSFEREYFETEESLSTREKEDGAFMFLDGIESWLRVMERYLRGEKVSPEESHRAADNLLMGDPFFISYDRKALILNAIPNFNLMDIDLMVKGTDAVQAVMDETLKGFPGVRAGLTGTIPLGRDEMVYSMQGLEYTSLLALLSIGVLLMLSFRMWVAPLLALVNLVVGLIWAMGVVALFVPVLNIMTAMFVVVLLGLGIDFSIHIIAGCTEMMALGHPLDKAIREGLLKTGKGVMTGAVTTACAFLALMIGQSRALSEMGLVTGVGLLAVCVSSLTLLPSLLVIRERIKQKRQRRVEPRDISFVFLGRMSTVLKRNYPFTIAGATVVTILLVWSAIKITFDHNYMNIEVEGIPSITLQDTVLEKFDLSMDFAYLVAEGVEESRTLAEEAKNYASVAMVEDISLYLPSIEDQTARRPHIDDIHRRMNDSRIIDLRRKEMAAFQKELGRLRDNIVELQDMSILGGHDKVYLKTGRMVGVIPEEEDVSLMALQRTLAREKADITEGSLSQFVDYFAANVSDPERLNAFQDDFGGYFKKSVLGMANREAISLEMLPPSIVDRYANDDRTLFLVTVLPGDNIWQDARFLERFTDDLDKISERATGFPPVFRALIEIIGRDGRNAAMLTLIVVFLLLWIDFRHPGHALMAMIPLGAGMIWMVGVMQLVGDQLDVMNVMAIPMILGIGIDDGVHIVHRWKREGVNSERTVFASTGKAILLTSLTTMLAFGSLVFSIWRGYGSLGIALLIGVGTCFLTTVIILPGILGWIEK, from the coding sequence ATGAGAGAAAAACTGCTGGTCAGACTTGCCCATGGAGCGGTCTACAGGACCAGATGGATGATCATCGGAGTAGTGATTTTGACAATTCTATTCGGAGCACTGGGGAGTCGTATTGAGATTACTCCCAAGTGGTCTGACATGCTTCCCAGGGGGGACAAAAGGACCGTAGAATTCGATCGGATCCTGGAGGAATTCATTTCGGCATCCAGCATCGTGATCGTGGTCCAGGGTGAGGAAGAAAGAATCAAAGCATTTGCCGATTCCCTTGCCCCAAGATTGCTGGAGCCCCTTGCCGTGCCTGGGAGCGAATCAGAGAAAAGACTTTTCGTTCGCAGGGTTGATTACAAGCAGGAGGTTGATTTTATCAAAGAACGCGGATTCATGCTCATGAAGGCCAGCGAACTGGCAAACATGAAAGATCTGTTTGAAGACGCCAGCCTGGCTCCCCTCCTGACCCACATAAACAACAGTTTTGAACGGGAATACTTTGAGACCGAGGAATCGTTGAGTACCCGGGAAAAGGAAGACGGAGCCTTTATGTTTCTTGACGGGATCGAATCCTGGCTCCGGGTGATGGAGCGCTATCTCCGCGGTGAGAAAGTTTCTCCCGAGGAATCACACAGAGCTGCAGATAACCTTCTGATGGGGGACCCCTTTTTCATTTCCTATGACAGGAAAGCTCTCATTCTGAATGCTATCCCCAATTTCAATTTGATGGACATCGATCTCATGGTGAAAGGAACGGACGCCGTGCAAGCCGTGATGGACGAGACTTTGAAAGGTTTTCCTGGAGTTCGAGCCGGACTCACCGGGACCATTCCCCTGGGACGCGACGAAATGGTATACAGCATGCAGGGGCTCGAGTACACCTCCCTTCTCGCCCTCCTATCCATCGGTGTTCTGTTAATGCTCTCTTTCCGCATGTGGGTCGCGCCCCTGTTGGCCCTGGTGAATCTCGTGGTGGGGCTGATCTGGGCAATGGGGGTTGTGGCTCTGTTTGTCCCCGTATTGAATATCATGACCGCTATGTTCGTGGTGGTATTATTGGGATTGGGCATCGATTTTTCCATCCACATTATTGCCGGCTGTACCGAAATGATGGCTCTGGGCCACCCATTGGACAAGGCGATAAGGGAGGGTTTGCTGAAGACGGGCAAGGGGGTGATGACGGGCGCTGTCACGACAGCCTGTGCCTTCCTGGCTTTGATGATTGGTCAGTCGAGAGCTTTGAGTGAGATGGGCCTGGTCACAGGGGTTGGACTGCTGGCAGTTTGCGTCTCCAGCCTAACCTTATTACCCTCTTTACTCGTGATCCGCGAACGGATAAAGCAGAAACGGCAGCGAAGAGTTGAACCCCGGGATATTTCTTTTGTTTTTCTGGGCCGCATGAGTACGGTTTTAAAAAGGAATTATCCATTCACCATTGCGGGAGCGACCGTGGTGACAATTCTGTTAGTATGGTCAGCCATCAAGATCACGTTCGACCATAACTACATGAATATAGAGGTGGAAGGAATACCAAGTATCACGCTGCAGGATACCGTTCTGGAGAAGTTTGACCTGAGTATGGACTTTGCCTACCTGGTGGCAGAGGGAGTGGAGGAATCACGCACCCTTGCGGAGGAGGCAAAAAACTACGCTTCCGTGGCCATGGTGGAAGATATTTCACTGTATCTCCCTTCCATTGAAGATCAGACGGCAAGAAGACCTCACATCGACGATATACACAGAAGGATGAATGACTCCCGAATCATCGATCTTCGGAGGAAAGAGATGGCGGCATTCCAGAAGGAATTAGGTCGCCTTCGGGACAATATCGTGGAGTTACAGGACATGTCCATTCTCGGTGGCCACGACAAGGTCTATCTCAAGACAGGCCGAATGGTTGGGGTCATTCCGGAGGAAGAGGATGTCTCCCTCATGGCCCTTCAGAGGACCCTGGCTAGGGAAAAGGCTGACATAACCGAAGGGTCGCTTTCCCAGTTTGTTGACTACTTTGCTGCCAATGTATCCGATCCGGAACGGTTAAACGCCTTTCAGGATGATTTTGGCGGGTATTTCAAGAAGAGTGTTCTGGGCATGGCAAACAGAGAGGCTATTTCACTTGAAATGTTGCCGCCGTCGATTGTTGACCGGTATGCTAATGATGACAGAACCCTATTCCTGGTGACCGTACTTCCCGGGGACAATATCTGGCAGGATGCGCGCTTTCTCGAGCGATTCACTGACGATCTGGACAAGATAAGTGAGCGGGCAACGGGATTTCCTCCTGTTTTCCGGGCGCTCATCGAAATTATCGGAAGAGACGGCCGCAATGCGGCCATGTTGACCCTGATTGTGGTATTCCTCTTATTGTGGATCGATTTCCGTCATCCCGGCCATGCCCTCATGGCGATGATTCCCCTTGGAGCGGGGATGATCTGGATGGTAGGGGTGATGCAGCTTGTTGGAGATCAACTGGATGTCATGAATGTCATGGCCATTCCCATGATCCTCGGTATTGGCATCGATGATGGGGTGCACATTGTGCACCGATGGAAACGGGAAGGCGTGAATTCGGAAAGAACTGTTTTCGCAAGCACCGGGAAAGCGATCCTGTTAACTTCTCTCACCACGATGCTGGCCTTCGGCTCACTGGTGTTTTCTATCTGGCGAGGCTACGGCAGTCTCGGAATAGCCCTCCTTATTGGAGTGGGAACCTGTTTTCTGACTACAGTCATCATTCTTCCCGGAATTTTGGGGTGGATTGAAAAGTAG
- a CDS encoding four helix bundle protein: MTKTIKNSLDFTALDCWKKCREVKLLFYNEILPILPEEEKYNLSSQIRRASIGITSNIAEGYGRYHYQESIQYYRISRGSLYELKDHLISCIDLNYIPKDLFDRMVAHLEEAIKLVNGFIRYIGKKKESSNEQA; this comes from the coding sequence GTGACCAAGACAATCAAGAATTCCCTGGATTTCACCGCACTGGATTGTTGGAAAAAATGTCGCGAAGTGAAGTTGCTATTCTATAATGAAATATTACCAATACTGCCAGAGGAAGAAAAATATAATTTGAGTAGCCAAATTCGCCGGGCAAGTATCGGGATTACGTCGAATATTGCTGAAGGGTATGGTCGCTATCATTATCAAGAATCTATTCAGTACTACAGAATATCAAGAGGTTCACTTTATGAACTTAAGGATCATCTAATATCCTGCATTGACCTTAATTACATTCCAAAAGACCTGTTTGATAGAATGGTGGCGCATCTTGAGGAAGCAATAAAACTTGTAAATGGTTTCATCCGGTATATCGGGAAGAAAAAGGAATCGTCAAATGAGCAAGCTTAA
- a CDS encoding DoxX family protein has translation MQYAVLSGRILYSLIFITSGLMGHLMGLESASMWVGSKGVPLPSVAVIVSGIVIIVGGISVLVGYKAKIGAALLLIFLVIVAFVMHDFWDVEDQMMSQMQMAMFMKNISMAGAAIIIMYFGSGPLSLEKKDTKEKG, from the coding sequence ATGCAATACGCCGTATTGAGTGGTCGCATTCTCTATTCTCTAATCTTCATAACGTCTGGACTTATGGGACATTTGATGGGTCTCGAGTCAGCAAGCATGTGGGTGGGATCAAAGGGGGTACCGCTTCCCTCAGTAGCTGTCATAGTCTCCGGCATCGTGATTATTGTCGGCGGAATCAGTGTCTTAGTTGGCTACAAAGCAAAAATCGGCGCCGCACTTCTTCTTATCTTTCTTGTAATCGTGGCATTTGTCATGCATGACTTTTGGGATGTAGAGGACCAGATGATGTCCCAAATGCAGATGGCGATGTTCATGAAGAACATTTCCATGGCAGGAGCGGCAATTATCATTATGTATTTCGGGTCGGGCCCGCTAAGTCTGGAAAAGAAAGACACAAAAGAGAAGGGATAG
- a CDS encoding metalloregulator ArsR/SmtB family transcription factor, with translation MSQFEKQAVKVFKALADPTRYRIIRLLLEKEELSCGDFDQEFDISKPAMSHHYRILENADLIATRKAGVHVFVSLSREVLDKFIPQFESAHLKEGAFSREK, from the coding sequence ATGAGCCAGTTTGAAAAACAGGCGGTGAAAGTGTTCAAGGCACTGGCCGATCCAACCCGCTACAGAATCATTCGTCTTCTGTTGGAAAAAGAAGAATTGAGCTGCGGAGATTTTGATCAGGAATTCGACATCAGTAAGCCTGCCATGTCCCATCACTACCGGATATTGGAGAATGCTGATCTAATTGCAACCAGGAAAGCCGGGGTCCATGTCTTTGTTTCTCTCAGCCGAGAAGTACTTGACAAGTTTATCCCCCAGTTTGAATCTGCTCACCTTAAGGAGGGTGCATTCTCCCGGGAGAAATAA
- a CDS encoding TetR/AcrR family transcriptional regulator produces MKKDKKTQIVEAAITVFAREGLERGRISDIAAEAGIGKGTVYEYFRSKDEIFSAIEVAVLGEMMSQINELLAYDRVPSETLRLLMEQGIDAMIEMGDAILIVTELWAQGARGLWHDRGKTSLARIYGEFRDRIKLVLQKGIDSGEFRKMNLDGVATLLMAFMDGLAWQYVLLKDETEFNKARNEAIQSFMKGIEK; encoded by the coding sequence ATGAAAAAAGACAAGAAAACTCAGATCGTCGAAGCTGCCATTACCGTTTTTGCCCGTGAGGGATTGGAAAGAGGTAGGATTTCAGACATTGCGGCAGAGGCAGGCATCGGGAAGGGAACCGTGTATGAGTACTTTCGCAGCAAGGATGAAATTTTTTCTGCTATCGAGGTAGCGGTCCTGGGGGAAATGATGAGTCAGATCAATGAGCTGTTGGCCTATGACCGTGTTCCGTCAGAAACCCTGCGGTTGCTAATGGAACAAGGCATTGATGCCATGATCGAGATGGGCGACGCCATATTGATTGTTACGGAATTGTGGGCACAGGGGGCCCGGGGACTCTGGCATGATCGCGGCAAAACGTCCCTGGCAAGAATCTATGGCGAATTCAGAGATCGCATTAAACTCGTTCTCCAGAAAGGGATAGATTCGGGAGAATTCAGAAAGATGAACCTGGATGGCGTGGCAACCTTGCTGATGGCCTTCATGGATGGGCTAGCGTGGCAATATGTGCTATTAAAGGATGAAACGGAATTCAACAAAGCAAGGAATGAAGCGATTCAATCGTTTATGAAAGGAATCGAAAAATGA